A stretch of the Gemmatimonadota bacterium genome encodes the following:
- the lexA gene encoding transcriptional repressor LexA: MKALTAKQQNVYEYIRKKVGRIGYPPSVREIAQQFGISTRAAYDHLRAIEKKGHIRRDPMKPRAIEIMGSRNISAPGTGDVVQVPVLGRVAAGLPILAEENIEEYMTFPVSMVKQGGNIFALEVHGDSMVEDGIMDGDYVLVREQPGAEPGETVVAMLDDEATVKKFYRRNNRFELVPAHPTMKPIIADEVSIVGKVVGVFRRMG, translated from the coding sequence ATGAAGGCGTTAACGGCCAAGCAGCAGAACGTATACGAGTACATACGCAAGAAAGTCGGCCGGATAGGGTATCCGCCCAGTGTCAGAGAGATCGCGCAACAGTTCGGAATCAGTACCCGCGCGGCCTACGATCACCTGCGGGCGATCGAGAAGAAAGGCCATATCCGCCGCGATCCCATGAAGCCCCGCGCAATAGAAATCATGGGTTCAAGAAATATCTCCGCGCCGGGTACCGGCGATGTCGTTCAGGTCCCTGTCCTCGGCCGCGTAGCCGCCGGGCTGCCGATTCTCGCCGAAGAGAACATCGAGGAGTACATGACTTTTCCGGTGAGCATGGTGAAGCAGGGCGGGAATATCTTCGCCCTCGAGGTACACGGGGACAGCATGGTCGAAGACGGCATCATGGACGGTGATTACGTCCTGGTCCGCGAGCAGCCCGGGGCCGAGCCGGGCGAGACGGTGGTCGCGATGCTCGACGACGAAGCTACGGTCAAGAAGTTCTATCGCCGCAACAACCGGTTCGAGCTCGTGCCCGCCCATCCGACCATGAAACCGATCATCGCCGACGAGGTATCCATCGTGGGCAAGGTGGTCGGGGTTTTCCGCAGAATGGGTTGA
- a CDS encoding aldo/keto reductase has protein sequence MRYRVLARTGLSVSEVSLGTVELGMEYGLKEENESRVPAETDARNLLNRAIDSGVNFIDTAAQYGNSEEIIGRALEDRRSEYVLATKCMHRLDEGLDYAASRRSISESIDQSLSRLRTDYIDLLQVHGRDMLELEERMIRDGAVMEELEKARKAGKIRFTGYSSYSEDAALAAIEDGRWDTLQIACNILDRRYLKRVIPEARKRGVGIIVRSALLKGALTDKNRLMPERLKPLIDHVERLVDIQSATRYSLPEMALRFVLSIPDISTIIVGADRIAYLEEAVSTSDGEGLSEEILVKLEDMALDDTYLLNPGNWGIP, from the coding sequence GTGCGGTACAGAGTGCTGGCCCGGACCGGCTTAAGCGTTTCCGAGGTATCCCTGGGTACGGTTGAACTGGGCATGGAGTACGGGCTGAAGGAAGAAAACGAATCCCGTGTTCCGGCGGAGACCGACGCCAGGAACCTGCTGAACCGGGCCATCGATTCGGGCGTGAACTTCATTGATACCGCGGCGCAGTACGGCAACAGCGAGGAGATTATCGGCCGGGCGCTCGAAGACCGCCGGTCCGAATACGTGCTCGCCACCAAGTGCATGCACCGGCTGGATGAAGGACTCGATTACGCGGCGTCGCGACGGAGCATATCCGAATCGATCGACCAGAGTCTTTCGAGACTCCGGACGGATTACATCGACCTGCTCCAGGTGCACGGCAGGGACATGCTCGAGCTGGAGGAGCGGATGATCCGGGACGGCGCAGTGATGGAGGAGCTTGAAAAAGCCCGGAAGGCGGGCAAGATCCGGTTTACAGGTTATTCGTCCTACAGCGAAGATGCCGCCCTGGCGGCGATCGAGGATGGCCGGTGGGACACGCTGCAGATTGCCTGCAACATCCTGGACCGCCGTTACCTGAAGCGCGTCATCCCCGAGGCGCGCAAGCGCGGAGTCGGCATTATCGTCCGTTCCGCCTTGCTGAAAGGGGCGCTTACCGATAAGAACAGACTCATGCCCGAAAGGCTGAAGCCCCTCATAGATCACGTCGAGCGTCTGGTCGATATACAGTCCGCGACCCGTTACAGCCTGCCGGAAATGGCCCTGCGCTTCGTGTTGTCGATACCGGATATCTCCACGATCATCGTGGGCGCGGACCGAATAGCCTACCTGGAGGAAGCGGTCTCCACGTCGGATGGCGAAGGGTTAAGCGAGGAAATCCTCGTCAAGCTGGAGGATATGGCGCTCGACGATACCTACCTGCTGAATCCGGGGAACTGGGGCATTCCCTGA
- a CDS encoding spore germination protein GerW family protein, producing MPVNEMIQTMLEELRQIADTEVHVGKPMQIGDSWVVPVSRLSLGFGAGGFGGEADQKKGAGGGVSVEPVAFLVIQQDRAQLLHMDSPSSPMGKLLDIMPDVIEELKRYTRKDGDQ from the coding sequence ATGCCCGTCAATGAAATGATCCAGACCATGCTGGAGGAACTGCGCCAGATCGCCGATACCGAGGTGCACGTGGGCAAACCGATGCAAATCGGTGATTCCTGGGTGGTTCCGGTTTCCAGGCTGTCGCTGGGATTCGGCGCCGGCGGATTCGGCGGCGAGGCAGATCAGAAGAAGGGGGCCGGGGGCGGCGTATCGGTCGAACCGGTTGCGTTTCTGGTCATCCAGCAGGACCGTGCGCAGCTGCTGCACATGGATTCCCCCAGCAGTCCCATGGGCAAATTGCTGGACATCATGCCGGACGTCATTGAGGAATTGAAGCGGTATACCCGAAAAGACGGCGATCAGTAG
- a CDS encoding peptide transporter, with the protein MTLVKDDLPASAFSGHPQVYEEGFNVKTVIGIVFLGLFMIPGSIYLNLIAGQSLGPAAEWTTIILFIEVARRSFTTLSRQEIYMLYYVAASLTAGVGLALSGGPFAQLIWYQYFVQSPGARAFGIDDQIPSWISPGADSEAIVLRTLLHGEWLVPILLIAVLHIFNRASAFTLGYGLFRVTADVERLPFPLAPIQAEGATALAESSAGQESWRWRAFSIGAMLGLVFGAFYIGIPAVTGALLAEPITLIPIPFADLTRNTENILPAAAMAVELGLGPVLTGFVLPFWIVVGSAVGALLTVVLNPLLYDLNILRTWSPGMDAIQTTLVNDIDFWMSVRIGTGLAVALIGGWSILSGLRKRTGGARRGGPDGASPAGNTTPPGRGDFPLSVIFGAFLLLTVGYVVLSWRLVPGFPILFFVFYGFIYTPLSSYASARLRAITGADLQFPLIKEATFILSGYKGVDIWFAPIPIFNYGGQAQAFREVELTGTRFTSVLKAELVMIPVLLVCSLLFWHFVWGLAPIPSQAYPYAQKFWQQQATMQALWYSSTAGSGFESSYLIEALKVPYMVGGAAFGVLAYAVLAAFNLPVMLIFGVIASVGTVPHAFIPQFLGALLGRFYMERKFGRRKWMRYTPVLAAGYACGTGLVGMATVAVALISKTVAPLVY; encoded by the coding sequence ATGACCCTCGTCAAGGACGACCTGCCAGCCTCCGCCTTTTCCGGCCATCCCCAGGTCTACGAGGAAGGGTTCAACGTAAAGACGGTCATCGGCATCGTCTTCCTCGGGCTGTTCATGATCCCGGGTTCGATCTACCTGAACCTGATCGCCGGCCAGAGCCTGGGCCCCGCGGCGGAATGGACCACGATCATCCTGTTCATCGAAGTCGCGCGCCGGTCCTTTACCACGCTCAGCCGCCAGGAAATCTACATGCTGTACTACGTGGCGGCCAGCCTCACCGCCGGCGTGGGACTGGCGCTTTCCGGCGGCCCCTTCGCCCAGCTGATCTGGTACCAGTACTTCGTCCAGTCTCCCGGCGCCAGGGCATTCGGCATCGACGACCAGATCCCCTCCTGGATCTCTCCCGGCGCGGATTCCGAAGCCATCGTACTGCGCACGCTGCTGCACGGGGAGTGGCTGGTGCCGATCCTGCTCATCGCCGTGCTCCACATCTTCAACCGGGCGAGCGCCTTCACGCTGGGTTACGGACTCTTCCGCGTGACGGCCGACGTGGAACGGCTTCCGTTTCCCCTGGCCCCGATCCAGGCGGAGGGGGCCACGGCCCTGGCGGAGAGTTCCGCGGGACAGGAATCGTGGCGCTGGCGCGCCTTCAGCATCGGGGCTATGCTGGGCCTCGTTTTCGGCGCATTCTACATCGGCATACCGGCGGTCACGGGCGCACTGCTTGCAGAGCCGATCACGCTGATTCCCATTCCCTTCGCGGACCTGACGCGCAACACGGAGAACATCCTGCCGGCCGCGGCCATGGCGGTCGAGCTGGGCCTGGGCCCCGTGCTGACCGGGTTCGTGCTGCCCTTCTGGATCGTGGTCGGTTCCGCCGTCGGCGCCCTGCTGACCGTAGTCCTCAACCCGCTGCTCTACGATCTGAACATCCTGCGTACCTGGTCGCCGGGCATGGACGCCATCCAGACCACGCTCGTCAACGATATCGATTTCTGGATGAGCGTCCGCATCGGCACGGGCCTCGCCGTCGCGCTCATCGGCGGATGGAGCATTCTGTCGGGGCTCAGGAAGCGGACGGGCGGCGCAAGGCGCGGCGGACCGGACGGCGCCTCGCCTGCCGGAAACACCACGCCTCCCGGCAGAGGGGACTTTCCGTTGTCCGTGATTTTCGGCGCCTTCCTGCTCCTGACGGTGGGCTACGTCGTCCTGAGCTGGCGCCTCGTGCCCGGATTTCCCATCCTCTTCTTCGTCTTCTACGGGTTCATCTATACCCCGCTGAGTTCGTACGCGAGCGCCCGCCTGCGCGCCATCACGGGCGCCGACCTGCAATTCCCCCTCATCAAGGAGGCCACGTTCATCCTGAGCGGCTACAAGGGAGTGGACATCTGGTTCGCGCCCATACCGATTTTCAACTACGGAGGACAGGCCCAGGCCTTTCGCGAAGTCGAACTGACCGGCACCCGGTTCACGAGCGTGCTCAAGGCCGAACTGGTCATGATTCCCGTGCTGCTCGTCTGCAGCCTGCTTTTCTGGCATTTCGTATGGGGACTCGCGCCCATACCGTCGCAGGCTTATCCCTATGCGCAGAAATTCTGGCAGCAGCAGGCCACGATGCAGGCGCTGTGGTACTCCAGCACGGCAGGATCGGGATTCGAGTCAAGCTACCTGATCGAGGCGCTGAAGGTCCCGTACATGGTAGGCGGCGCGGCCTTCGGCGTGTTGGCCTACGCCGTCCTGGCGGCCTTCAACCTTCCCGTCATGCTGATCTTCGGCGTGATCGCCAGCGTGGGCACGGTGCCCCACGCCTTCATTCCCCAGTTTCTGGGCGCGTTGCTGGGAAGGTTTTACATGGAAAGGAAATTCGGCAGGCGAAAATGGATGCGGTACACGCCGGTCCTGGCCGCCGGATACGCCTGCGGCACGGGGCTGGTGGGCATGGCCACGGTAGCCGTGGCGCTGATCTCGAAGACTGTGGCGCCCCTGGTCTACTGA
- a CDS encoding histone deacetylase gives MPTALITHPDFLLHDTGPFHPERPERITSILSGLGLDGDDPAAAAPDGLRCLSPPAADDASITAVHDAAYVEAVAGWCERGYRSLPTGDTTVCPESEAVARLAAGAGVRAVDAVLTKEADRVFCASRPPGHHAESNRGMGFCIYNNAGVAARHAQSRFGVERVAILDWDVHHGNGTQEIFEDDPSVYYVSVHQAPLYPFTGAEREKGTGKGAGFTLNVPVSAGSGDEVYIDVLKSRIIPVMKDYRPDLFILSAGFDAHMDDPLSGTLVTDTGFRTMSRILLDFVDDACGGRVVSMLEGGYDLEALGRCVVEHVGMMVS, from the coding sequence ATGCCCACCGCGTTGATCACCCATCCCGATTTCCTTCTGCACGATACCGGGCCCTTCCATCCCGAAAGGCCCGAACGCATAACATCCATCCTTTCCGGGCTCGGCCTGGATGGGGACGATCCCGCTGCCGCGGCGCCGGATGGGCTGCGGTGCCTGTCCCCGCCGGCCGCCGATGACGCCTCGATCACGGCCGTACACGATGCGGCGTACGTCGAGGCCGTCGCGGGCTGGTGCGAGCGGGGATACCGGAGTCTGCCCACGGGCGACACGACCGTCTGCCCGGAGTCCGAGGCCGTCGCCCGATTGGCCGCCGGCGCGGGCGTAAGGGCCGTGGACGCCGTGTTGACGAAGGAAGCGGACAGGGTCTTTTGCGCCTCCCGCCCTCCCGGCCACCACGCGGAATCCAATCGGGGGATGGGCTTTTGCATCTACAACAACGCGGGCGTCGCGGCGAGGCATGCCCAGTCGCGTTTCGGAGTGGAACGGGTGGCCATCCTGGACTGGGACGTCCACCACGGCAATGGGACCCAGGAGATCTTCGAGGACGACCCGTCGGTGTACTATGTCAGCGTCCACCAGGCGCCCCTGTATCCCTTTACCGGTGCGGAACGGGAAAAGGGAACGGGAAAAGGTGCGGGGTTCACGCTGAACGTCCCCGTTTCCGCGGGTTCAGGCGACGAAGTCTACATCGACGTACTGAAAAGCCGGATCATTCCGGTCATGAAGGATTACCGGCCGGACCTCTTCATCCTGTCGGCTGGCTTCGACGCCCACATGGACGATCCGCTTTCCGGCACCCTGGTCACCGACACGGGATTCCGGACCATGTCGCGGATCCTGCTGGACTTCGTGGATGACGCCTGCGGCGGCCGCGTGGTATCCATGCTCGAAGGCGGCTATGACCTGGAGGCGCTGGGGCGCTGCGTTGTGGAGCACGTGGGCATGATGGTCTCGTGA